The Mesobacillus jeotgali genome window below encodes:
- a CDS encoding post-transcriptional regulator: MNPNHQYGRFYKQIKPALVSKIEEFKIFGYEQVGEKELWDYLTKKKWKKPKDEIQMYELVADILSAKIGDVMNFTTVEAFKLGDFTMDDEEERKELLK; encoded by the coding sequence ATGAATCCAAATCATCAATACGGGCGGTTTTACAAACAGATAAAACCGGCTCTGGTAAGTAAAATTGAAGAATTCAAAATATTCGGATACGAGCAAGTTGGAGAAAAAGAATTATGGGATTATCTCACGAAGAAAAAGTGGAAAAAACCTAAAGATGAAATACAAATGTACGAATTAGTAGCTGACATTCTATCAGCCAAAATTGGCGATGTCATGAACTTCACAACTGTTGAAGCATTTAAATTAGGTGATTTTACGATGGATGATGAAGAAGAACGGAAAGAGTTGCTTAAATGA